ttaattatttagatgaTGGAAGACCACCAATTAGGAGTCCAAACAATTGATAAAAACTCTAAAACACTGCGAGAGCATATAATTGATCATGTTGTATTAAAAGCTTCAGATAGTGATTTTAAAAACCAACAGAAAGACCAATCAGAATTTTCACTTGAAGAAAGACGAAAAATCACcgaagacattttaaataatagtcacTCAAAGTTTTTATACATCTTTGGTGAATATTTAATAGAAGATCACTTAGAATACTTCAAGTCtggaaattatgataattatgaaatacattttcatcTACACAGATTAAGCcgattaataaattctaaaaaagtaTGTTATGGCATAACATACTTTATAGACAActtgaactattattattgatttaattaacttatttagGTTATTTGCAAAAATCGACGTTATCAAGCTATGCTTGAACTTCTTAAAGGTGATTATTTTAGTGATAATGAGATGCGAAATAGAGAACCTTTACTTTGGGAACAACTGGTTGGTCAATATCTAACTGAAGAAGAAAAGTTTAACTACGATAATCAATATTTACCCCAAAAttcgtaattataataaaaacacttttatatttatttatatatgtacaatatttatttaatatatttgttttaggtTAACTGAAGTTTTATTGGAACAAATTGATCGTGATAATAGAGATGATTTAAAACGGAAACAACAAATGGAAGAAATTCATGAAGTAGAAGAAgaagatgataataatgatagtaatgaCAATTCAAATAAACCGTCAACAGCTATGGAAGTTCATACACCTTCAGCATTTTGGGGGGAGTATAGTAAACCGAAAATTGAAACAGTAAAAATTGGCAAACGTCGATGGAAAGAAGATCATTTCCTCAATCTGGAACAGTgtaataataaagaattaaatgaaaatgaaagactccttttattaaatgaatttaaatctCATATGATTCACAAATTCCTTAGTGGTGAAGAAGATTATGATTACAAGTATGAAtttaaagttgtataatatatattatatttttatgtattcattttctatttttatagcaatGTAGATAATAATCCAGAATATGATAACTTGCACATTAAGTCCATTGATGAAGaagacaaatattttgattcagaAAGTCCTATTGAAGGAACACCTGTTATACAAGATGACAGTGATACAGAGCATCCTATAGAAAGTGATGATGAAGAAGATggattagatacctatatgaatatgctaaaaaaaaatgaaattactgATAgtgttacaaataaattaaaaaatttataaaatatttaaactcctattgtatatttgaatttaaatttgtttatattttttaacatttataaaatggtatttgaatgaaaatccttttttataaatttaataatttgaaagaattaattgaatagtataacattatatctaaattctaaatctaATACTATCTACGATTAAAAGGATTTTCacttgaacaaaaataaataaatcaacactattacttttataaataagttgAGATGCATTAAACGTTGTTTGTAATAACACTGATTATAACCATAGGTATGCATATTACTGACAGACTGCTGACTTATATGTATGTCTACGGTGTGTtttgtatctatatgttattaattattattgaaatagtgaatatgggtattatataattttattgatatttaaattcaattttgatttcCCTTCCCCCAAAAAGGTTTAAGAATTCCTGTGTGTGATTGCATTAATGTCATAGTTACAATAGTATTGCTCTTTTTAAGACCTATTAATACTCAAATGTttggttatttaaattatcctaGAGTTTGAACTTGTAATACAGTCTATACATTTACatcaaattgataaaaataattaatattggttaTAGTAAATaccgatacatataatatcacctTTCACAGACATTATTAATTGTTCGTCCAATTCCTAAAACAGATATTCCAATAACGCAAAAATATGTTAGTGgactatgtacctacctacactacACAATCTATAGAATAATTTGCCTAGTATGTCTTATATTCTCAATTTACgtagtttgaaatttgaatctcaataatccaatatattttctacatattttgaagtaatcaaaaaatcataaatggGAGAGCACAAGACCTCGTGCTTTTTACCTAGATTTTGACATCGtgctaaaaaaaatagaaaagttgatttcaacaattaaatttatatcatcatTTAAAGCAAATTGTATgcttcatataaattataaatttagcaAAGAAAATGCTTAGAACTAAAATATATCGATATTATggatatatatactttataatttatattatgcaataagtTAATATAGCTGACGAAGTCAAGCTCAAGCATAATATTGATACACATAGGCAGtaggaaaatattatagaacaaaaCAAACGGGTACAGTACGTCAATATCTAATACTTTCAAAAGACTCTAGTTTCTATTATTCCATGTTCACAgccatatttaataattaacttctTGGAGATGCGTGTTATGTACATTTAGTCCAAACTCCAAAATAGCTGCTACGACTTTTTTGGCGTAGTTTAATTTCTGCTTTTGTCGTGAGATAGAAATTACTTCAAAAATAAGTaagaaataagttttaaaatttacttaaattaaaagtttgattagggaaattactaattagttttaGAACGATTAGTGCCTAGTGGGCAGTATCGtccttaattattaatttccaatttagttTAGAATTAGCAGCTCTacctaattgtaattatttataataactatatagccGATAGGTAGTTAACTAGGTATCATtcacatggttcattatcccggtgcattatttttcacgcCGGTTTAGTGTAGCGAATTTCTACGCAATGTTTGCAGTTTTTATCCattttatcgttataaaatTGCAAGTTTCTTCACTGATtggtgtaaattaataattatatacctaggtatctcTACAACGAAttgataaaataggtaatatcaGTTGATGTACAATcaggtttaatttttttggtttttgatgatatttttttaaaatgccaATCAAAATAAGgcttatttaaacttattataatatatatatatttcaatttcaatttaggaatattgtattattattttgacaaaatttgtcaaGTGTCTGTATGACTGTATTCGGTAGGTACCTcgctagtacctacctataaatacctacttcataatattCAACTTAATAGACATTATGTTGTAGTGTTGTAAGCGTGAGTAGGTACATCTGTCTTTATACAGAATAAACAATACAGTGAAATTGGAAATTGACGTgcttttaactaattaaaatgtattctattcTATTAGAGTTTTaacttttacaaatatattatacttcatggtataaaatataataattgaacacCTGTCCAATTGCTTCAATTATTTCTAGTCATTCAATACCTACCGTGtctaaattaatgaaatacacttaa
This is a stretch of genomic DNA from Acyrthosiphon pisum isolate AL4f chromosome A3, pea_aphid_22Mar2018_4r6ur, whole genome shotgun sequence. It encodes these proteins:
- the LOC100162768 gene encoding coiled-coil domain-containing protein 97, producing MMDTVMMEDHQLGVQTIDKNSKTLREHIIDHVVLKASDSDFKNQQKDQSEFSLEERRKITEDILNNSHSKFLYIFGEYLIEDHLEYFKSGNYDNYEIHFHLHRLSRLINSKKVICKNRRYQAMLELLKGDYFSDNEMRNREPLLWEQLVGQYLTEEEKFNYDNQYLPQNSLTEVLLEQIDRDNRDDLKRKQQMEEIHEVEEEDDNNDSNDNSNKPSTAMEVHTPSAFWGEYSKPKIETVKIGKRRWKEDHFLNLEQCNNKELNENERLLLLNEFKSHMIHKFLSGEEDYDYNNVDNNPEYDNLHIKSIDEEDKYFDSESPIEGTPVIQDDSDTEHPIESDDEEDGLDTYMNMLKKNEITDSVTNKLKNL